gtactgtatgtgagtacttttggcttcatgtactgtatgtgagtacttttggtttcatgtactgtatgtgagtactttttcttgtatgtactgtatgtgagtactttttcttgtatgtactgtatgtgagtactttttgtttcatgtactgtatgtgagtactttttgtttcatgtactgtatgtgagtactttttgtttcatgtactgtatgtgagtactttttgtttcatgtactgtatgtgagtacttttttgtttcatgtactgtatgtgagtactttttcttgtatgtactgtatgtgagtacttttttgtttcatgtactgtatgtgagtactttttcttgtatgtactgtatgtgagtacttttttgtttcatgtactgtatgtgagtactttttgtttcatgtactgtatgtgagtacttttttgtttcatgtactgtatgtgagtactttttcttgtatgtactgtatgtgagtactttttgtttcatgtactgtatgtgagtactttttcttgtatgtactgtatgtgagtacttttggcttcatgtactgtatgtgagtacttttggtttcatgtactgtatgtgagtactttttcttgtatgtactgtatgtgagtacttttggcttcatgtactgtatgtgagtacttttggtttcatgtactgtatgtgagtactttttgtttcatgtactgtatgtgagtacttttttgtttcatgtactgtatgtgagtactttttcttgtatgtactgtatgtgagtactttttgtttcatgtactgtatgtgagtacttttttgtttcatgtactgtatgtgagtactttttcttgtatgtactgtatgtgagtacttttttgtttcatgtactgtatgtgagtactttttcttgtatgtactgtatgtgagtacttttttgtttcatgtactgtatgtgagtactttttgtttcatgtactgtatgtgagtacttttttgtttcatgtactgtatgtgagtactttttcttgtatgtactgtatgtgagtactttttgtttcatgtactgtatgtgagtactttttcttgtatgtactgtatgtgagtacttttggcttcatgtactgtatgtgagtacttttggtttcatgtactgtatgtgagtactttttcttgtatgtactgtatgtgagtactttttcttgtatgtactgtatgtgagtactttttcttgtatgtactgtatgtgagtactttttgtttcatgtactgtatgtgagtactttttcttgtatgtactgtatgtgagtactttttgtttcatgtactgtatgtgagtactttttcttgtatgtactgtatgtgagtactttttcttgtatgtactgtatgtgagtactttttcttgtatgtactgtatgtgagtactttttgtttcatgtactgtatgtgagtactttttgtttcatgtactgtatgtgagtactttttgtttcatgtactgtatgtgagtactttttgtttcatgtactgtatgtgagtactttttgtttcatgtactgtatgtgagtactttttcttgtatgtactgtatgtgagtactttttcttgtatgtactgtatgtgagtactttttgtttcatgtactgtatgtgagtactttttgtttcatgtactgtatgtgagtactttttcttatatgtactgtatgtgagtactttttcttatatgtactgtatgtgagtactttttgtttcatgtactgtatgtgagtacttttagtttcatgtactgtatgtgagtacttttttttcatgtactgtatgtgagtactttttgTTGTATGTACTGCATGTGAGTACTTATGTTGTGTGTACTGCATGTGAATACTTATGTTGTGTGTACTGCATGTGAGTACTTATGTTGTGTGTACTGCATGTGAGTACTTATGTTGTGTGTACTGCATGTGAGTACTTATTATGTTGTGTGTACTGCATGTGAGTACTTATGTTGTGTGTACTGCATGTGAGTACTTATGTTGTGTGTACTGCATGTGAGTACTTatgttgtgtgtatgttgtgtgtactGCATGTGAGTACTTATGTTGTATGTACTGCGTGTGAGTACTTATGTTGTGTGTACTGCATGTGAGTACTTATGTTGTGTGTACTGCATGTGAGTACTTatgttgtgtgtatgttgtgtgtactGCATGTGAGTACTAATGTTGTATGTACTGCGTGTGAGTACTTATGTTGTGTGTACTGCATGTGAGTACTTATGTTGTGTGTACTGCATGTGAGTACTTACGTTGTGTGTACTGCATGTGAGTACTTATGTTGTGTGTACTGCATGTGAGTACTTATGTTGTGTGTACTGCATGTGAGTACTTATGTTGTGTGTACTGCGTGTGAGTACTTATGTTGTGTGTACTGCGTGTGAGTACTTATGTTGTGTGTACTGCGTGTGAGTACTTATGTTGTGTGTACTGCGTGTGAGTACTTATGTTGTGTGTACTGCGTGTGAGTACTTATGTTGTGTGTACTGCGTGTGAGTACTTATGTTGTGTGTACTGCGTGTGAGTACTTATGTTGTGTGTACTGCGTGTGAGTACATATGTTGTGTGTACTGCGTGTGAGTACTTATGTTGTGTGTACTGCGTGTGAGTACTTATGTTGTGTGTACTGCGTGTGAGTACTTATGTTGTGTGTACTGCGTGTGAGTACTTATGTTGTGTGTACTGCGTGTGAGTACTTATGTTGTGTGTACTGCGTGTGAGTACTTATGTTGTGTGTACTGCGTGTGAGTACTTATGTTGTGTGTACTGCGTGTGAGTACTTATGTTGTGTGTACTGCATGTGAGTACTTATGTTGTGTGTACTGCGTGTGAGTACTTATGTTGTGTGTACTGCGTGTGAGTACTTATGTTGTGTGTACTGCGTGTGAGTACTTATGTTGTGTGTACTGCGTGTGAGTACTTATGTTGTGTGTACTGCGTGTGAGTACTTATGTTGTGTGTACTGCGTGTGAGTACTTATGTTGTGTGTACTGCGTGTGAGTACTTATGTTGTGTGTACTGCGTGTGAGTACTTATGTTGTGTGTACTGCGTGTGAGTACTTATGTTGTGTGTACTGCGTGTGAGTACTTATGTTGTGTGTACTGCGTGTGAGTACTTATGTTGTGTGTACTGCGTGTGAGTACTTATGTTGTGTGTACTGCGTGTGAGTACTTATGTTGTGTGTACTGCGTGTGAGTACTTATGTTGTGTGTACTGCGTGTGAGTACTTATGTTGTGTGTACTGCATGTGAGTACTTATGTTGTGTGTACTGCATGTGAGTACTTATGTTGTGTGTACTGCATGTGAGTACTTATGTTGTGTGTACTGCATGTACTTGTACTTGCTGTTGTGGTCAGCTGAAAGAAACAGTAGCTTTGACTCAGCCTGTGGTTGTAGAGGTAAGTGCAGGTGGTGACTGCACTTACGGCCATAAGTTTTaacttgaagaaaaaaaaaatgtaatatatttttttttaacttgcaataaaatgtttttatacttctgaatcgtttttttttatatgcagaaaactctttgtatttattttatttacttgtttattttatttgcttgcaaatctttttttttttaattgaagaaaattgtttttatattttttacatactttttttttatttgcagaaaattgttgtTATACTtgtaaatcgttttttttattgcaggatttttttaatttttttttttacttgcgaatcgttttatttttacaaaaattgtGTATCCTTCCGAATCAATTTCTTactttcagaattttttttttaaaacttgggaaTTGTTCTTTTACttccagaaaattgttttttttataggcagaatttatttatttatttattttatttacttgtttattttatttgcttgcgaataattttttgtcattgaagaaaattgttgtgtttttgtATAATGATCTCCATAATAATactatgtcattattattattattacttcatctGCTGGGGGTTACTAGTTTCTAACCAATCaagagtccttgaacgcaccacagttatgtgcaacaagaagcaaaagtgaaacttaaaatGCAACTTTCTCCCGTGTCGCCACAAATAGATTGATCCTATTTTTGCTCCCAAATATCCTCGCTGTGTGTGAAGGCACGAAGTGAGTTTTGACGGCCTTACGACGTCTGTGTCGAGCGGCGTGTTCCCACCTTTGCTGCCGTCCGGGTGGGACCAAGCATTTTTGATCGTTTTTAATTTGATCCAAGCAACCTTAGTAttaaacttgtttttattttattttaacaattatgatgctgtttttaaaaaaataataactgacatttaaaaaaaaaaacattcaaagtcCAGTTTTTAAATGTcagcaaaaataaatgtatttttttattttttatttatataagccCTGTTTGTTGTAATGTTATTTGTATATTTTCATTTGTATTGCATCAATtatttttcattgtatttttttttatcaggttTAGTTTGTGTTTCATTTCCCTTATTTTATGTTGACAAGTAAATTGTTTAGCctgtttgtttagttattgttgttcaacaataatgttgtttttaaaatgtcaacaatgtgaaatgtgattcatttgagaaaaaaacaactaaaaacggTATAAAATGTGACTGAGCAATACAAGTGAAGTAATACTGGATACAAATACAGTAAAACAACGCAAAAGCGGACGTAAAATGCCACGTTTGAAAGTGTAAACAGTACGTTTAAGAGCTCCTTTTAAGCAGGCAGTGAGATGGGCACCTCTGCTCGGAAACTGCTAGAACCTCACGGAGGTCGCGCGGCGGTGCTTGGAGATCCTGACAGCCGGAACTTGAGCGTTGTTGTCGGCCTGCCGGTCTGACGGAAGACGTGACTGGACGGAATTTTACCaacaaatgttttggttttttttactgacAAATGCTTGATTTTATAACCGACAAATGTTGGGTTTTTACCGACAAATGTTGGGTTTGTTTGCGGTCCTCGGAGCAGCGGGAGGAACGTTCAGGTAAGCGGGAGGAGGAGTACGGAAGGCGGGGTTAGTTTTCTCAAGCTCCTCCCTGTTTGTGTCCACTTGTTGATTCAGCCTTAATCCGACATGAATGTTCATTTTGCGCCGATGTTTGCCGCCCTGTGACCGCATGGGGAACCAAGCGTCGCGTCTAAGTTACGCAGAAGTTCCCACCGCGGATCCGCACGGCGAGGACCGAGAGGAGGGTCCTCGCATCGGCGTCTCTTACGTTTTCTCCGGCGACGAGGACGCCGACGAGCCGGAGGGAAGCAGCCAGCGTGGCCCCGGGGAGGAGGTGGAGTGCTCGGTGTACCGGCTGGACGAGTGTCTGTTCGACAAGAGCCGCAAGTCTGCGAGTCTGGAGCTTTACTCCCCGGAGAACCTGCTCAACAAGTGCCGCCCCGGTGACCTGGTGGAGTTCGTGGCCGGCGGCCAGTTCCCCCACTGGGCCGTGTACGTGGGAGACTTCCAGGTGGTTCATCTGCACCGAGCCGAGGTGAAGAGCTCCTTCCTGACGGACGCCAGCCGAGGGCGGCGGTGCCGCGTCGTCAACGACTGGTACAAGTTCAGAGCCCGCAGCCCGGACGCGGTGGTGCTGAGCGCCCTGGAGCAGGTGGGCGTCAAGGAGCGGCAGCTCGCCTGGAGGAACTCGGAGAGCTTCGCCGCTTGGTGTCGCTTCGGCCGCCGGGAGTTGAAGGCGAACGGCGAGCAGCGCGTCGGCGGGCAGCCGTACAGCCTGCACGTCCTGCTGGGGGACAAACACTCGCAGGCCCGGGACTTCCACAGCCTGGAGGACGTCATCATGGAGAAGAGACGCGGAGACCGGCTGGGAAGAACCGCGCTGCTGCGGGAACTGGAGGCGCACCTGAGCGGCGGACGCGAGACCGGAGCCCGTAGCCGGACTGGAGCGCACTGATACCGACACATCGATACCAACCTATGATGCGCAGATATCAAACACCGACATTACCGCTCATACACTGGTACCGATACATTGATACCAACCTATGATGCGCAGATATCAAACACCGACATTACCGCTCATACACTGATACCGATACATTGATACCAACCTATGATGCGCAGATATCAAACACCGACATTACCGCTCATACACTGGTACAGATACATTGATACCAACCTATGATGTGCAGATATCAAACACCGACATTACCGCTCATACACTGGTACCGATACATTGATACCAACCTATGATGCGCAGATATCAAACACCGACATTACCGCTCATACACTGATACCGATACATTGATACCAACCTATGATGCGCAGATATCAAACACCGACATTACCGCTCATACACTGGTACCGATACATTGATACCAACCTATGATGCGCAGATATCAAACACCGACATTACCGCTCATACATTGATACCGATACATTGATACCAACCTATAATGCAGATATCAAACACAGATATTACTGCTCATACACTGATACCGATACATTGATATCAACCACTGATGCTCAGATATCGATATTACCGCGCATACACTGATACGATACATTGATACCAACCACTGATGCTCAGATCTTGATATTACCGCTCAGACACTGATACCAAACAGTGATACACCGATACGACCATTGATATACCGACACCAAACACCGATACATTGATGCCGCCCAATGTTACAAAGATATCAAACACTGATATTACCACTCATACACTGATATTTAACAGTGATACACCGATACGACCATTGATACACCGATAACAAACACTGATACATTGATACCAACCACTGATGCTCTGATATCGATATTACCGCTTATACACTGATACCAAACACTGATACGTTGATGCCGCCCAATGTTGCACGGATATCAATCACTGACATGACCACTCGTACACTGATACCAAACCTTGATACACTAATACAACCACTAATACTTTGATACCAACCACTGACGAGTGTCAGTGGTTGGTGTCACCACGGATACACTGATATCGACCACTTATTCACTGGTCACTGATTCCAAACACCGATACAATGACCCCAACCAATGATGCTCAGATATCAAACACTGATATTACCGTTCAGATATCAAATACTGATATTACCGCTCATACACTGATACCAAACATTGATACACTTATACCAACTACTGAAACACCGATACGACCATTGATATACTGACACCAAACACTGATACATTGATGCCGCCCAATGTTGCACAGATATCAATCACTGATATGACCACTCATACACTGATACCAACCACTAATACACTGATaccagccactaatacactgaTACCAACCACTAATACACTAATACCAACCACTAATACACTAATACCAACCACTGATATATTAATACCAACCACTGGTATATTAATACCAACCACTGTTACAAACCTTGATGCCACTGATACAAAACTCGGATATACTGATACCAAACCCTGATAAACTGATACCAAACACCAACAAAACCTGGTATGATGATATCAACTAATAATGCCTACCAGGTGTACACTGATATCGACCAGTGATACCATAGACAAGATGATACAGTAGGATCATGCACATAGTACATAGTATATCACGTACAAAGTAGTACATAGTATATCATGTACAAAGTAGTACATAGTATATCACGTACATAGTAGTACATAGTATATCATGTACAAAGTAGTACATAGTATATCATGTACAAAGTAGTACATAGTATATCACGTACAAAGTAGTACATAGTATATCATGTACAAAGTAGTACATAGTATATCATGTACAAAGTAGTACATAGTATATCACGTACAAAGTAGTACATAGTATATCATGTACAAAGTAGTACATAGTATATCACGTACAAAGTAGTACATAGTATATCATGTACAAAGTAGTACATAGTATATCACGTACAAAGTAGTACATAGTATATCACGTACAAAGTAGTACATAGTATATCATGTACAAAGTAGTACATAGTATATCATGTACAAAGTAGTACATAGTATATCACGTACAAAGTAGTACATAGTATATCACGTACAAAGTAGTACATAGTATATCATGTACAAAGTAGTACATAGTATATCATGTACAAAGTAGTACATAGTATATCACGTACAAAGTAGTACATAGTATATTATGTACAAAGTAGTACATAGTATATCACGTACAAAGTAGTACATAGTATATTATGTACAAAGTAGTACATAGTATATCACGTACAAAGTAGTACATAGTATATCATGTACAAAGTAGTACATAGTATATAATGTACATAGTATATCACGTACAAAGTAGTACATAGTATATAATGTACAAAGTAGTACATAGTATATAATGTACAAAGTAGTACATAGTATATCATGTACATAGTAGTACATAGTATATCATGTACAAAGTAGTACACCAGAAATGTGTATATTACTTTGAATATATTTTGAGCAATTCTAACCTGATACGCTGATACCAACCACTGATTCACTGATACCAACGACTGATTCACTGATACCAGCCACTGATTCACTGATACCAACGACTGATTCACTGATACCAGCCACTGATTCACTGATACCAACGACTGATTCACTGATACCAGCCACTGATTCACTGAAACCAACCACTGATACCAGCCACTGATTTACTGATACCAGCCACTGCAAGCTTAACCTTTAAGTCTTGATGGCGCTTTAAAAATGTTGGAAATGCGTCAACtttcaagaataaaaaaaaattgtatatacaaatgtgtgtttgtgcgtatatgtatgtttatatatatatatatatatatatatatatacatatatatatatatatatatatatatatatatatatatatatatatatattatatactagggctgcaacaactaatcgattaaatcgattaaatcgattataaaaatagttgccgattaatttagtcatcgattcgttggatctatgctatgcgcatgcgcagaggcttttaaaattattattattattattattatttttttaaataaacctttatttataaactgcaacatgtacaaacagctgagaaacaataatcaaaataagtatggtgccagtatgctgtttttcttcaataaaatactggaaaggatagaaatgtagtttgtctcttttatccgattattaatcgaagtaatcaacagattaatcgattatcaaattaatcgttagttgtatatatacacatacacatatacatacatatatatatatatatatatatatatatatatatatatatatatatatatatatatatatatatatatatatatatatatatatatatatgtatatgtgtatgtgtatatatatatatgtgtatatatatatatgtgtatatatatgtgtatatatgtatatatatgtgtgtatatatatatatatatatatatatatatatatatatatatatatgtatatgtgtatgtgtatatatatatatatatatatgtgtatatatatatatgtgtatatatatgtgtatatatgtatatatatgtgtatatatatatatgtgtatatatgtgtatatatatatatatgtgtatatatgtatatatatgtgtatatatatatatatatatatatatatatatatatatatatatatatatatatatatatatatgtgtatatatatatgtgtatatatgtgtatatatgtatatatatgtgtatatatatatatatatatatatacatatgtatatgtgtatgtgtatatatatatatgtatatatatgtgtatatatatatatatatatatacatatgtatatgtgtatgtgtatatatatatatatatgtgtatatatgtatatatatgtatatatatatatatatatgtgtatatatatatatatgtgtatatatgtatatatatgtgtatatatatgtatatatatgtgtatatatatatatatatgtgtatatatatatatatatatatgtgtatatatgtatatatatgtgtatatgtatatatatatatatatatatatataaatatatatatctaatgtgtgtgtttatatatatatatatatatagttgtatatatgtatacatatgtatgtatatatatatatatgtatgtatatatatatatatgtatatatatatatatacatatacacatatatatatatatacatatacacatatatatatatatatatatatatatatatatatatatatatatatatatatatatatatatatatatatatatatatatatatatatatatatacatatatatatatatatgtatatatgttagagtgtccgccctgagataggtaggttggagttcaaatcccagccgagtcataccaaagactataaaaatgggacccataacctccctgcttggcactcagcaacaaagagttggagttgggggttaaatccccaaaattattcccgggcggggcgccgctgctgcccactgctccccaaggggatgggacaaatgcagaggacaaatttcgccacatctagtgtgtgtgtgacaatcattggtactttaatctttaatctttaatatatatatatatatatatatatatatatatatatatatatatatatatatatatatatatatatatatatatatatatatatatatatatatatatatatatatattatatatatatatatatttacatatatatatatacatatatatatatatatatatatacatatatacatatatatatatatatatacatatatatatatatatatatacatatatatatatatacatatacacatatatatatatatacatatatacatatatatatatatatatatacacatatatatatatatatatatatatatatatacacatatatatatatatatatatatatacatatatatatatatatatgtatatatatatatatatacacatatatatatatatatatatatatatatatatatatatatacacatatatatatatatacatatatatatatatacatatacacatatatatatatacatatatacatatatatatatatatatatatatatatatatatatatatatatatatatatatatatatatatacacacatatatatatatacacatatatatatatatacatatatatatatatatatacatatatatatatatatacatatttacatatatatatatatatatatatatatatatatatatatatatatatatatatatatacatatatatatatatacatatatatatatatatatacatatttacatatatatatatatatatatatatatatatatatatatatatatatatatatatatatatatatatatatatatatatgtatatatatatatatatatatatatatatatatatatatatatatgtaaatatatatatatatatatatatatatatatatatatatatgtaaatatatatatatactagaggtgtaacggtacacaaaaaattggggttgggtacgtacctcggtttagaggtcacggtttggttgttgtgtcacagtgttgttgtttcacagtgttgttgtgtgacagtgttgttgtttcacagtgttgttgtttcacagtgttgttgtttcacagtgttgttgtgtcacagtgttgttgtgtgacagtgttgttgtttcacaGTGTTGTTGTGTGACAGTGTTGTTGTGTGACAGTGTTGTTGTGTCACAGTGTTGTTGTGTCACAGTGTTGTTGTGTCACAGTGTTGTTGTCTTCATGCTTCTTGGCCCTCCAAGGTTGTCTGGCATTGAAGAGCGTTGCCGTGGTAACGAGTGATGCATCATGGGACGCAGCACAAAGGAGTTTAGATGGCGGTCACGTGACCACAAGAAGACTTAGACCAGTactggactggactggactggactggactAGGACCTCCTGCTGGTCTTCATGGTTCTTAGTAACATCTGTCATTAACTTTCTGCCTCTCAAACTTctgcttttcacaataaaagtaagAAGTATTTGACTGGAGTGTACTTTAACCAGTAGAAGTTAgcgtttttcacaataaaaggaaGAAGTATTTGACTGGAGTGTACTTTAACCAGTAGAAGTTAgcgtttttcacaataaaaggaaGAAGTATTTGACTGGAGTGTACTTTAACCAGTAGAAGTTGgtgtttttcacaataaaaggaaGAAGTATTTGACTGGAGTGTACTTTAACCAGTAGAAGCTGgtgtttttcacaataaaaggaaGAAGTATTTGACTGGAGTGTACTTTAACCAGTAGAAGTTGgtgtttttcacaataaaaggaaGAAGTATTTGACTGGAGTGTACTTTAACCATTGGAAGTTAgtgtttttcacaataaaaggaaGAAGTATTTGACTGGAGTGTACTTTAACCAGTAGAAGTTGgtgtttttcacaataaaaggaaGAAGTATTTGACTGGAGTGTACTTTAACCAGTAGAAGTTGgtgtttttcacaataaaaggaaGAAGTATTTGACTGGAGTGTACTTTAACCAGTAGAAATTAgtgtttttcacaataaaaggaaGAAGTATTTGACTGGAGTGTACTTTAACCAGTAGAAGTTGgcgtttttcacaataaaaggaaGAAGTATTTGACTGGAGTGTACTTTAACCAGTAGAAGTTGGTGTTTTTCACAATAAATCTCCTCACTCTGCATTCTTTGTTCACATTTCAGCTAATCTGATCTTCATGAACTATTTGAGGATTAATGAAGGAATGTGCTGactacacactttttttttttt
This Entelurus aequoreus isolate RoL-2023_Sb linkage group LG05, RoL_Eaeq_v1.1, whole genome shotgun sequence DNA region includes the following protein-coding sequences:
- the LOC133649568 gene encoding protein LRATD2-like codes for the protein MLDFITDKCWVFTDKCWVCLRSSEQREERSASRLSYAEVPTADPHGEDREEGPRIGVSYVFSGDEDADEPEGSSQRGPGEEVECSVYRLDECLFDKSRKSASLELYSPENLLNKCRPGDLVEFVAGGQFPHWAVYVGDFQVVHLHRAEVKSSFLTDASRGRRCRVVNDWYKFRARSPDAVVLSALEQVGVKERQLAWRNSESFAAWCRFGRRELKANGEQRVGGQPYSLHVLLGDKHSQARDFHSLEDVIMEKRRGDRLGRTALLRELEAHLSGGRETGARSRTGAH